A window from Triticum aestivum cultivar Chinese Spring chromosome 6D, IWGSC CS RefSeq v2.1, whole genome shotgun sequence encodes these proteins:
- the LOC123140677 gene encoding uncharacterized protein has product MDAAAEVPQGQGADPIPSSPRVDRKRRPRTVPLAGPVSKVLGYDNLLIEILVRLPPKPSSLPRASVVCKRWGSILSDPQFLKRFREHHRKPPLLGFFRGYAKNFIPAMDSPDRIPAARFSLPKSSIPYHTDEAYMGCRHGLSLLINIHKRETVVWDPLTGEERIVAFPPGFNSTLMWSYSGWHGTVLCVNAEDGHLNWFWSALSTIHRQFVLSTTRRLMFGEIFSQR; this is encoded by the exons ATGGATGCTGCTGCTGAGGTTCCCCAAGGCCAAGG GGCCGATCCCATTCCCAGCTCGCCGCGTGTGGACCGGAAGAGGCGGCCGCGTACTGTGCCGCTGGCCGGCCCGGTGTCCAAGGTGCTTGGCTACGACAACCTCCTCATCGAGATCCTCGTCCGCCTCCCTCCGAAGCCATCCTCGCTCCCCCGTGCGTCTGTCGTATGCAAGCGCTGGGGCAGCATCCTCTCCGACCCCCAGTTCCTCAAACGCTTCCGCGAGCACCACAGGAAACCTCCTCTGCTCGGTTTCTTCAGAGGGTATGCTAAAAACTTCATTCCTGCCATGGACTCACCTGACCGCATCCCTGCTGCCCGCTTCTCCCTGCCCAAGAGCAGCATACCCTACCACACCGATGAAGCATACATGGGCTGCCGCCATGGCCTCTCTCTCTTAATCAACATTCATAAGCGCGAGACCGTCGTGTGGGATCCCCTCACCGGTGAAGAGCGCATCGTGGCTTTTCCACCAGGGTTCAACAGTACCTTAATGTGGAGTTACAGTGGCTGGCATGGCACTGTATTGTGCGTCAATGCTGAAGATGGGCATTTAAATTGGTTTTGGTCTGCGCTGAGTACAATACACCGGCAGTTTGTTCTGTCTACGACTCGGCGTCTGATGTTTGGGGAGATATTTTCTCAACGATGA